In one Bacillus thuringiensis genomic region, the following are encoded:
- a CDS encoding YxeA family protein produces the protein MKLVIKVLAVFAIILGGTAYYLNTKTEGVHAFVDNFFSNKEIQDYYAVVDKGEKKDGEYLYTFKGYTEDGKQQIIKRMVNRELHAGAFIKIYAKGMQGKGWAEITKESIPQKALEKIEKP, from the coding sequence ATGAAATTGGTAATTAAAGTTTTAGCTGTATTCGCCATTATTCTAGGTGGAACAGCGTATTATTTAAACACAAAAACAGAAGGTGTACATGCTTTTGTAGACAACTTCTTTTCAAATAAAGAAATACAAGATTATTATGCGGTTGTAGATAAAGGTGAGAAAAAAGACGGTGAATATTTGTATACATTTAAAGGGTATACAGAGGACGGAAAGCAACAAATTATTAAAAGAATGGTAAATCGTGAATTGCATGCAGGTGCTTTTATAAAAATTTATGCAAAAGGTATGCAAGGAAAAGGATGGGCTGAAATAACGAAAGAGTCAATACCGCAAAAAGCGTTGGAAAAAATAGAAAAACCATAA